The following proteins are encoded in a genomic region of Necator americanus strain Aroian chromosome II, whole genome shotgun sequence:
- a CDS encoding hypothetical protein (NECATOR_CHRII.G4860.T2) — MYASIAATQNASGICHNLIGLVGQLLARCRLNMQEYTRFSAWQVISMVTSALLALKILLIPSYTSTDFEVHRNWMAITHNFPLSKWYYEATSKWTLDYPPFFAYFEKFLATIAYYCGLNDILTVQKSPVYNDRVLHFQRLSVIATDVLYILSCALFCFCDSSRWKVLPKKIEDRSRIATFVILSCNAGLLMIDNIHFQYNSMLTALLILSIHFADTKNYLLSALFYCTLLNFKHIYLYYAPAYVVFFLRGYFFNTVSDLFRFSRTLTSGLKLAIVMAVPFTLAFMPFVIVGGLTGLLQILSRLFPVSRGLTHAYWAPNFWAMYNVIDLILYRVLSLWKPTLFTPPTYSSGLVQVYDHSVLVTITPIISLMFVIASLAPLFATLFKSKVPDICTLLSLCAFSFFFYGYHVHEKALLLIAIPLVVLAFTDPKFIQLAVFFSIITCTSLFPLLFTLFEIPIKYCLASTYTLLLLQMTRYVFHINFTSILPTQVLVYVTGLLLLELNALFIHKALFGEKLAFLPLMIISVYSAVGVLICYVWLISLVFDDDIMIIFAKKRCELVEGFIKAGHYPVQTVDSVEEIELVGGIDISTSKANQNFAVVALSVFEYPSMKQVAIFDDVVVITEPYITDYLAIREATPIAKFVNNIVEEYPHLRPDVIICDGNGQFHSRGCGLACHIGALTGIPTIGVAKNFNLSLLKSLDANESVMKAAEELITSVLSQNSDGFAPFDVVLPVVMNITRMGGSKVPVYVSAGYGIDLDLATNVVLSTARTRICEPIRAADLHSREKVREYFD, encoded by the exons ATGTACGCGTCTATAGCCGCCACTCAAAATGC CTCCGGGATTTGCCATAATCTAATCGGACTAGTGG GACAACTTCTGGCCAGGTGTAGACTCAACATGCAGGAGTATACGCGTTTTTCTGCGTGGCAGGTAATCTCTATGGTCACCTCTGCACTGCTGGCTCTGAAGATACTGCTGATTCCTTCCTATACTTCAACGGATTTTGAG GTCCATCGGAACTGGATGGCTATAACACACAATTTCCCTTTATCTAAATGGTATTATGAGGCAACATCGAAATGGACTTTGGATTACCCACCTTTCTTTGCGTATTTTGAGAAG tttttggCCACTATTGCATACTACTGTGGACTGAACGACATCTTAACAGTACAGAAGAGTCCGGTGTACAACGATCGAGTGCTTCATTTTCAGCGCCTTTCAGTCATAGCAACAGATGTTTTGTAT ATTTTATCCTGTGCACTATTTTGTTTCTGTGATTCGTCCAGATGGAAGgtacttccaaagaaaatcgAGGACCGATCTAG GATAGCAACATTCGTAATTCTTTCATGCAATGCTGGTCTCCTTATGATCGATAATATCCATTTCCAATACAACTCTATGCTCACAGCTTTATTGATACTATCAATCCACTTTGCAGACACGAAAAACTATCTTTTG TCCGCACTTTTCTACTGTACTTTATTGAACTTCAAACATATTTATCTCTACTATGCACCCGCTTATGTTGTATTCTTTTTGCGAGGCTATTTTTTCAATACTGTGAGCGACCTTTTCAGGTTTTCTCGAACTCTAACCTCAg GTTTGAAGCTTGCAATTGTGATGGCTGTACCATTTACTCTGGCATTCATGCCATTCGTAATCGTGGGTGGCCTTACAGGACTGCTACAAATTTTAAGCAGATTGTTTCCTGTCTCTAGAG GGCTAACTCACGCTTACTGGGCTCCCAATTTTTGGGCTATGTACAATGTCATAGATTTGATCCTATACCGAGTTTTATCTCTTTGGAAACCAACTCTATTTACACCGCCAACATACAGTTCTGGTCTTGTACAG gtgTATGATCATTCCGTCTTGGTTACGATCACTCCGATAATTTCTTTGATGTTCGTGATTGCTTCCCTAGCACCATTGTTTGCTACGCTTTTCAAAAGCAAAGTGCCTGATATATGCACACTGCTTTCGCTATGtgctttttccttctttttctacgGTTATCATGTTCACGAGAAGGCTTTGTTGCTGATCGCGATTCCGCTGGTAGTTTTAGCATTTACG GATCCAAAATTCATCCAACTGGCTgtatttttctccataataACATGTACATCGTTGTTTCCACTgctttttacactttttgaaattccgATCAAATACTGCCTAGCTTCTACGTATACGTTGTTACTGCTGCAGATGACCAG ATATGTTTTCCATATCAACTTCACCTCGATTCTTCCTACACAAGTCCTCGTTTATGTTACTGGATTGTTATTGTTGGAACTGAACGCTTTATTCATTCACAAA GCCTTGTTTGGTGAGAAACTCGCTTTTCTACCACTGATGATAATCTCGGTTTATAGCGCAGTAGGTGTGCTGATTTGCTATGTCTGGTTGATATCGCTAGTTTTTGATGATGATATCATGATTATTTTCGCAAAAAAGCGCTGTGAGCTGGTAGAG GGTTTCATAAAAGCAGGTCATTATCCAGTGCAAACCGTGGATTCAGTGGAGGAAATAGAATTAGTTGGTGGCATCGACATTTCTACATCGAAAGCAAACCAAAACTTTGCAGTTGTTGCGTTAAGTGTTTTTGAATACCCTAGTATGAAG CAAGTCGCCATTTTCGACGATGTGGTGGTAATAACTGAACCATACATCACGGATTATTTGGCTATACGTGAAGCAACACCGATCGCTAAATTTGTAAACAATATTGTTGAAGAGTATCCACACCTGCGTCCAGATGTAATCATCTGTGATGGAAATGGACAGTTCCATTCAAGAG GCTGTGGATTAGCTTGTCATATCGGTGCTCTCACAGGAATTCCGACGATCGGCGTCGCTAAAAACTTCAACTTGTCCTTATTGAAGTCGTTGGATGCCAACGAAAGTGTAATGAAAGCAGCAGAggag CTGATCACTAGTGTTTTATCGCAGAACTCTGACGGTTTCGCTCCATTCGATGTAGTTTTGCCTGTGGTTATGAATATAACCCGAATGGGAGGATCCAAAGTCCCAGTCTATGTATCAGCTGGTTATGGTATCGATTTAGATTTGGCAACGAATGTAGTGTTGTCCACTGCTAGGACCAGAATCTGCGAACCTATTAGGGCT gCGGATCTGCACTCACGAGAGAAAGTACGAGAGTATTTTGATTGA
- a CDS encoding hypothetical protein (NECATOR_CHRII.G4860.T1), giving the protein MVTSALLALKILLIPSYTSTDFEVHRNWMAITHNFPLSKWYYEATSKWTLDYPPFFAYFEKFLATIAYYCGLNDILTVQKSPVYNDRVLHFQRLSVIATDVLYILSCALFCFCDSSRWKVLPKKIEDRSRIATFVILSCNAGLLMIDNIHFQYNSMLTALLILSIHFADTKNYLLSALFYCTLLNFKHIYLYYAPAYVVFFLRGYFFNTVSDLFRFSRTLTSGLKLAIVMAVPFTLAFMPFVIVGGLTGLLQILSRLFPVSRGLTHAYWAPNFWAMYNVIDLILYRVLSLWKPTLFTPPTYSSGLVQVYDHSVLVTITPIISLMFVIASLAPLFATLFKSKVPDICTLLSLCAFSFFFYGYHVHEKALLLIAIPLVVLAFTDPKFIQLAVFFSIITCTSLFPLLFTLFEIPIKYCLASTYTLLLLQMTRYVFHINFTSILPTQVLVYVTGLLLLELNALFIHKALFGEKLAFLPLMIISVYSAVGVLICYVWLISLVFDDDIMIIFAKKRCELVEGFIKAGHYPVQTVDSVEEIELVGGIDISTSKANQNFAVVALSVFEYPSMKQVAIFDDVVVITEPYITDYLAIREATPIAKFVNNIVEEYPHLRPDVIICDGNGQFHSRGCGLACHIGALTGIPTIGVAKNFNLSLLKSLDANESVMKAAEELITSVLSQNSDGFAPFDVVLPVVMNITRMGGSKVPVYVSAGYGIDLDLATNVVLSTARTRICEPIRAADLHSREKVREYFD; this is encoded by the exons ATGGTCACCTCTGCACTGCTGGCTCTGAAGATACTGCTGATTCCTTCCTATACTTCAACGGATTTTGAG GTCCATCGGAACTGGATGGCTATAACACACAATTTCCCTTTATCTAAATGGTATTATGAGGCAACATCGAAATGGACTTTGGATTACCCACCTTTCTTTGCGTATTTTGAGAAG tttttggCCACTATTGCATACTACTGTGGACTGAACGACATCTTAACAGTACAGAAGAGTCCGGTGTACAACGATCGAGTGCTTCATTTTCAGCGCCTTTCAGTCATAGCAACAGATGTTTTGTAT ATTTTATCCTGTGCACTATTTTGTTTCTGTGATTCGTCCAGATGGAAGgtacttccaaagaaaatcgAGGACCGATCTAG GATAGCAACATTCGTAATTCTTTCATGCAATGCTGGTCTCCTTATGATCGATAATATCCATTTCCAATACAACTCTATGCTCACAGCTTTATTGATACTATCAATCCACTTTGCAGACACGAAAAACTATCTTTTG TCCGCACTTTTCTACTGTACTTTATTGAACTTCAAACATATTTATCTCTACTATGCACCCGCTTATGTTGTATTCTTTTTGCGAGGCTATTTTTTCAATACTGTGAGCGACCTTTTCAGGTTTTCTCGAACTCTAACCTCAg GTTTGAAGCTTGCAATTGTGATGGCTGTACCATTTACTCTGGCATTCATGCCATTCGTAATCGTGGGTGGCCTTACAGGACTGCTACAAATTTTAAGCAGATTGTTTCCTGTCTCTAGAG GGCTAACTCACGCTTACTGGGCTCCCAATTTTTGGGCTATGTACAATGTCATAGATTTGATCCTATACCGAGTTTTATCTCTTTGGAAACCAACTCTATTTACACCGCCAACATACAGTTCTGGTCTTGTACAG gtgTATGATCATTCCGTCTTGGTTACGATCACTCCGATAATTTCTTTGATGTTCGTGATTGCTTCCCTAGCACCATTGTTTGCTACGCTTTTCAAAAGCAAAGTGCCTGATATATGCACACTGCTTTCGCTATGtgctttttccttctttttctacgGTTATCATGTTCACGAGAAGGCTTTGTTGCTGATCGCGATTCCGCTGGTAGTTTTAGCATTTACG GATCCAAAATTCATCCAACTGGCTgtatttttctccataataACATGTACATCGTTGTTTCCACTgctttttacactttttgaaattccgATCAAATACTGCCTAGCTTCTACGTATACGTTGTTACTGCTGCAGATGACCAG ATATGTTTTCCATATCAACTTCACCTCGATTCTTCCTACACAAGTCCTCGTTTATGTTACTGGATTGTTATTGTTGGAACTGAACGCTTTATTCATTCACAAA GCCTTGTTTGGTGAGAAACTCGCTTTTCTACCACTGATGATAATCTCGGTTTATAGCGCAGTAGGTGTGCTGATTTGCTATGTCTGGTTGATATCGCTAGTTTTTGATGATGATATCATGATTATTTTCGCAAAAAAGCGCTGTGAGCTGGTAGAG GGTTTCATAAAAGCAGGTCATTATCCAGTGCAAACCGTGGATTCAGTGGAGGAAATAGAATTAGTTGGTGGCATCGACATTTCTACATCGAAAGCAAACCAAAACTTTGCAGTTGTTGCGTTAAGTGTTTTTGAATACCCTAGTATGAAG CAAGTCGCCATTTTCGACGATGTGGTGGTAATAACTGAACCATACATCACGGATTATTTGGCTATACGTGAAGCAACACCGATCGCTAAATTTGTAAACAATATTGTTGAAGAGTATCCACACCTGCGTCCAGATGTAATCATCTGTGATGGAAATGGACAGTTCCATTCAAGAG GCTGTGGATTAGCTTGTCATATCGGTGCTCTCACAGGAATTCCGACGATCGGCGTCGCTAAAAACTTCAACTTGTCCTTATTGAAGTCGTTGGATGCCAACGAAAGTGTAATGAAAGCAGCAGAggag CTGATCACTAGTGTTTTATCGCAGAACTCTGACGGTTTCGCTCCATTCGATGTAGTTTTGCCTGTGGTTATGAATATAACCCGAATGGGAGGATCCAAAGTCCCAGTCTATGTATCAGCTGGTTATGGTATCGATTTAGATTTGGCAACGAATGTAGTGTTGTCCACTGCTAGGACCAGAATCTGCGAACCTATTAGGGCT gCGGATCTGCACTCACGAGAGAAAGTACGAGAGTATTTTGATTGA